The proteins below come from a single Larimichthys crocea isolate SSNF chromosome XIV, L_crocea_2.0, whole genome shotgun sequence genomic window:
- the dbt gene encoding lipoamide acyltransferase component of branched-chain alpha-keto acid dehydrogenase complex, mitochondrial has translation MAAVTRGSLSALRQLLSQQYRRRCFPPQNLRSNRTLQPLAFRCDRHLQMLSSRTLHTAAVSRGPVLQFKLSDIGEGIMEVTVKEWYVKEGDKVSQFDSICEVQSDKASVTITSRYDGVIKKLYYDVDATALVGKPLVDIETESSSEVIQEEDVVETPAMAREEHTHQEIKGHKTQATPAVRRLAMENNIKLSEVVGTGKDGRILKEDILNYLAKQTGAILPPTPFQEIQTPPPPPAARPMSTPAAIKAPPTMPKPVFTGKDVTEPLKGFHRAMVKTMTAALKIPHFGYCDEVDLSRLVSLRAELKSITEGRGVKLSYMPFFIKAASLGLLHFPILNASVDESCQNITYKASHNIGLAMDTSQGLLVPNVKNVQLLSVFEIAQELNRLQALGAAGQLGTNELSGGTFTLSNIGSIGGTYAKPVILPPEVAIGALGKIQVLPRFDAGGQVVRAHIMNVSWSADHRIIDGATMCRFSNLWREYLENPASMVLDLK, from the exons atggcGGCGGTGACCAGAGGCTCGTTGTCCGCGCTCCGACAGCTG CTGAGTCAGCAGTACCGCCGCCGCTGTTTCCCACCTCAGAACCTGAGGTCCAACAGAACCCTGCAGCCGCTCGCCTTCAGATGTGACCGACACCTCCAGATGTTGAGCAGCAGGACGCTGCACACCGCCGCTG tgAGTCGAGGTCCGGTCCTCCAGTTCAAACTGTCCGACATTGGAGAGGGCATCATGGAGGTGACGGTGAAGGAGTG GTATGTGAAGGAGGGGGACAAGGTGTCTCAGTTCGACAGTATCTGTGAGGTCCAGAGTGACAAGGCGTCGGTTACCATCACCAGCCGCTACGACGGAGTCATTAAGAAACTCTACTACGACGTGGACGCCACCGCCTTGGTGGGCAAGCCACTGGTGGACATTGAGACAGAGTCCAGTTCAG AGGTGATCCAGGAGGAAGACGTGGTGGAGACGCCCGCCATGGCTCGAGAAGAACACACCCACCAGGAGATCAAAGGTCACAAGACCCAGGCCACGCCTGCAGTCAGACGCCTCGCCATGGAGAACAAC ATCAAGCTCAGCGAGGTGGTGGGGACGGGTAAAGATGGACGGATCCTGAAGGAGGACATCTTAAACTATCTGGCGAAGCAGACAGGAGCCATCTTGCCTCCGACTCCATTCCAGGAGATCCAGACTCCGCCTCCGCCCCCAGCTGCCAGGCCCATGAGCACTCCGGCAGCCATCAAAGCTCCACCCACAATGCCCAAACCGGTGTTCACCGGCAAAGACGTGACCGAACCCCTCAAAG GTTTCCACCGAGCGATGGTGAAGACAATGACAGCGGCGCTGAAGATTCCTCACTTTGGGTACTGTGACGAGGTGGACTTGAGCCGGCTGGTGTCTCTGAGAGCTGAGCTCAAATCCATCACTGAAGGTCGTGGGGTCAAACTCAGCTACATGCCGTTCTTCATCAAG GCTGCCTCCCTCGGCCTCCTGCACTTTCCAATCCTCAACGCCTCGGTGGACGAAAGCTGCCAGAACATCACGTACAAG GCTTCTCATAACATCGGCCTGGCGATGGACACCAGTCAGGGTCTGCTGGTTCCCAACGTGAAGAACGTTCAGCTGCTCAGCGTGTTCGAGATCGCTCAGGAGCTGAACCGCCTGCAGGCGCTCGGAGCTGCAGGTCAGCTGGGAACCAACGAGCTCAGCGGGGGAACCTTCACCCTGTCCAACATTGGATCA ATCGGAGGGACGTATGCTAAGCCGGTCattcttcctcctgaagtcgcCATCGGAGCGCTGGGAAAAATCCAG GTTCTTCCTCGCTTCGACGCCGGCGGTCAGGTGGTCCGAGCTCACATCATGAACGTCAGCTGGTCTGCAGATCATCGCATCATCGACGGCGCCACCATGTGTCGTTTCTCCAACCTGTGGAGGGAGTACCTGGAGAACCCGGCCAGCATGGTGCTGGACCTGAAATAG
- the lrrc39 gene encoding leucine-rich repeat-containing protein 39 isoform X2: MVGVAVCGSVSSIKALWETRIQKIQKEEEEDQRRRTTRSRATGRLSVRDWEDRAVLARLKEKLQTEDGRLVLRIEQEEWKSLPSCLVQFSQVQEWQIHRTGLQKIPHFISSFQNLLVLDLSRNAVTEIPKQIGKLTRLKELLLSYNRVQFVPEELSCCESLERLELAMNRDLDQLPDQLRNLKRLQHLDLSMNDFTCIPDCVVGLPALEWLDMGGNCLQHLPEDIHRMEKLHTLWLQRNQLEKLPDNISRMESLDTLVLSSNRLRDIPPLMQDMYRLRFVNFRDNPLTLDVTLPSRKSKTEDEEDEDDREMFGREFMHMYIQEARKRAYAVLNVHCAHR, encoded by the exons ATGGTGGGTGTGGCAGTGTGCGGCTCGGTGAGCTCGATCAAAGCTCTGTGGGAGACGAGGATCCAGAAGAtccagaaggaggaggaggaggaccagaGAAGGAGGACCACCAGGAGCAGAGCCACAGGCAG ACTGAGCGTCAGGGACTGGGAGGACCGGGCGGTTCTGGCTCGGCTCAAAGAGAAGTTGCAGACTGAAGACGGACGCCTCGTCCTCCGGATCGAACAGGAGGAGTGGAAG TCTCTGCCGAGCTGTCTGGTCCAATTCAGTCAGGTCCAGGAGTGGCAGATTCACCGGACCGGGCTGCAGAAGATCCCTCACTTCATCTCCAGCTTTCAGAACCTGTTAGTCCTCGATCTGTCCCGAAACGCCGTCACTGAGATCCCCAAACAGATCG GGAAGCTGACCCGGCTCAAAGAGCTCCTGCTGAGCTACAACAGAGTCCAGTTTGTTCCTGAAGAGCTCAGCTGCTGTGAGAGTCTGGAGAGACTAGAGCTGGCCATGAACCGAGACCTGGACCAGCTACCAGACCAG CTGAGGAACCTGAAGAGGCTGCAGCACCTGGACCTGTCCATGAACGACTTCACCTGCATACCGGACTGTGTGGTCGGCCTGCCAGCGCTCGAGTGGCTCGACATGGGAGGAAACTGCCTGCAGCACTTACCTGAAGACATACACAG GATGGAGAAGCTTCACACTCTGTGGCTGCAGAGGAACCAGCTGGAGAAACTTCCAGACAACATCAGCAGGATGGAGAGTCTGGACACGCTCGTCCTCAGCAGCAACAGACTCCGAGACATCCCGCCGCTGATGCAGGACATGTACAGACTCAG GTTTGTGAATTTTCGGGACAACCCCCTGACTCTGGACGTGACGCTGCCGAGCAGGAAGTCAAAGACCGAGGACGAGGAAGACGAAGACGACAGAGAAATGTTTGGAAGAGAGTTCATGCACATGTATATCCAGGAAGCCAGGAAGAGAGCATACGCCGTGCTCAACGTGCACTGTGCGCACCGTTAG
- the lrrc39 gene encoding leucine-rich repeat-containing protein 39 isoform X1, protein MVGVAVCGSVSSIKALWETRIQKIQKEEEEDQRRRTTRSRATGRLSVRDWEDRAVLARLKEKLQTEDGRLVLRIEQEEWKSLPSCLVQFSQVQEWQIHRTGLQKIPHFISSFQNLLVLDLSRNAVTEIPKQIGKLTRLKELLLSYNRVQFVPEELSCCESLERLELAMNRDLDQLPDQLRNLKRLQHLDLSMNDFTCIPDCVVGLPALEWLDMGGNCLQHLPEDIHRMEKLHTLWLQRNQLEKLPDNISRMESLDTLVLSSNRLRDIPPLMQDMYRLRFVNFRDNPLTLDVTLPSRKSKTEDEEDEDDREMFGREFMHMYIQEARKRAYAVLNVHCAHQPSDDPSH, encoded by the exons ATGGTGGGTGTGGCAGTGTGCGGCTCGGTGAGCTCGATCAAAGCTCTGTGGGAGACGAGGATCCAGAAGAtccagaaggaggaggaggaggaccagaGAAGGAGGACCACCAGGAGCAGAGCCACAGGCAG ACTGAGCGTCAGGGACTGGGAGGACCGGGCGGTTCTGGCTCGGCTCAAAGAGAAGTTGCAGACTGAAGACGGACGCCTCGTCCTCCGGATCGAACAGGAGGAGTGGAAG TCTCTGCCGAGCTGTCTGGTCCAATTCAGTCAGGTCCAGGAGTGGCAGATTCACCGGACCGGGCTGCAGAAGATCCCTCACTTCATCTCCAGCTTTCAGAACCTGTTAGTCCTCGATCTGTCCCGAAACGCCGTCACTGAGATCCCCAAACAGATCG GGAAGCTGACCCGGCTCAAAGAGCTCCTGCTGAGCTACAACAGAGTCCAGTTTGTTCCTGAAGAGCTCAGCTGCTGTGAGAGTCTGGAGAGACTAGAGCTGGCCATGAACCGAGACCTGGACCAGCTACCAGACCAG CTGAGGAACCTGAAGAGGCTGCAGCACCTGGACCTGTCCATGAACGACTTCACCTGCATACCGGACTGTGTGGTCGGCCTGCCAGCGCTCGAGTGGCTCGACATGGGAGGAAACTGCCTGCAGCACTTACCTGAAGACATACACAG GATGGAGAAGCTTCACACTCTGTGGCTGCAGAGGAACCAGCTGGAGAAACTTCCAGACAACATCAGCAGGATGGAGAGTCTGGACACGCTCGTCCTCAGCAGCAACAGACTCCGAGACATCCCGCCGCTGATGCAGGACATGTACAGACTCAG GTTTGTGAATTTTCGGGACAACCCCCTGACTCTGGACGTGACGCTGCCGAGCAGGAAGTCAAAGACCGAGGACGAGGAAGACGAAGACGACAGAGAAATGTTTGGAAGAGAGTTCATGCACATGTATATCCAGGAAGCCAGGAAGAGAGCATACGCCGTGCTCAACGTGCACTGTGCGCACC AGCCGAGCGACGACccttcacattaa
- the lrrc39 gene encoding leucine-rich repeat-containing protein 39 isoform X3 produces the protein MVGVAVCGSVSSIKALWETRIQKIQKEEEEDQRRRTTRSRATGRLSVRDWEDRAVLARLKEKLQTEDGRLVLRIEQEEWKSLPSCLVQFSQVQEWQIHRTGLQKIPHFISSFQNLLVLDLSRNAVTEIPKQIGKLTRLKELLLSYNRVQFVPEELSCCESLERLELAMNRDLDQLPDQLRNLKRLQHLDLSMNDFTCIPDCVVGLPALEWLDMGGNCLQHLPEDIHRMEKLHTLWLQRNQLEKLPDNISRMESLDTLVLSSNRLRDIPPLMQDMYRLRFVNFRDNPLTLDVTLPSRKSKTEDEEDEDDREMFGREFMHMYIQEARKRAYAVLNVH, from the exons ATGGTGGGTGTGGCAGTGTGCGGCTCGGTGAGCTCGATCAAAGCTCTGTGGGAGACGAGGATCCAGAAGAtccagaaggaggaggaggaggaccagaGAAGGAGGACCACCAGGAGCAGAGCCACAGGCAG ACTGAGCGTCAGGGACTGGGAGGACCGGGCGGTTCTGGCTCGGCTCAAAGAGAAGTTGCAGACTGAAGACGGACGCCTCGTCCTCCGGATCGAACAGGAGGAGTGGAAG TCTCTGCCGAGCTGTCTGGTCCAATTCAGTCAGGTCCAGGAGTGGCAGATTCACCGGACCGGGCTGCAGAAGATCCCTCACTTCATCTCCAGCTTTCAGAACCTGTTAGTCCTCGATCTGTCCCGAAACGCCGTCACTGAGATCCCCAAACAGATCG GGAAGCTGACCCGGCTCAAAGAGCTCCTGCTGAGCTACAACAGAGTCCAGTTTGTTCCTGAAGAGCTCAGCTGCTGTGAGAGTCTGGAGAGACTAGAGCTGGCCATGAACCGAGACCTGGACCAGCTACCAGACCAG CTGAGGAACCTGAAGAGGCTGCAGCACCTGGACCTGTCCATGAACGACTTCACCTGCATACCGGACTGTGTGGTCGGCCTGCCAGCGCTCGAGTGGCTCGACATGGGAGGAAACTGCCTGCAGCACTTACCTGAAGACATACACAG GATGGAGAAGCTTCACACTCTGTGGCTGCAGAGGAACCAGCTGGAGAAACTTCCAGACAACATCAGCAGGATGGAGAGTCTGGACACGCTCGTCCTCAGCAGCAACAGACTCCGAGACATCCCGCCGCTGATGCAGGACATGTACAGACTCAG GTTTGTGAATTTTCGGGACAACCCCCTGACTCTGGACGTGACGCTGCCGAGCAGGAAGTCAAAGACCGAGGACGAGGAAGACGAAGACGACAGAGAAATGTTTGGAAGAGAGTTCATGCACATGTATATCCAGGAAGCCAGGAAGAGAGCATACGCCGTGCTCAACGTGCACT AG
- the trmt13 gene encoding tRNA:m(4)X modification enzyme TRM13 homolog isoform X2, which translates to MAAPMPGRCFFFVEKKKRFCKMRVSGGKTYCGEHATEEGGSRRIACPLDPKHTVSEDKLDKHLKRCNSREKAKPVYYVENINSGSGDTDEALQQVSLSEHSRTQLEALLDKLKAAVTGLPCDVEDSVLSHPVLQEELHNPKNGDSAHKHLKQQSSILGHLEAMGLLSRGRCFVEFGAGRGKLSHWIHEALKTDEHLKTDEHLQTDDDLQLLLVERCSTRFKVDGKHQDVGVQFERLQVDIQHLDLSKVPLLTQKKLPLVGVGKHLCGAATDLALRCLLETPRPKPETEPPRKRLKTSEPADPAALPETDPGLDCGPGPVLGLAVALCCHHRCEWRHYVGQQFFLQRGLGAKEFSAFCRMSSWATCGLRPTNQDPPPPDPTNQREEGEEHEAAEESDTVSGFLSAAERERVGRLCKHLIDAGRLHFLKTKGFDSKLRRYVNAQVTLENVLLTATPSASS; encoded by the exons ATGGCGGCGCCCATGCCCGGCAGATGTTTCTTCTtcgtggagaaaaaaaaaagattctgcaAAATGCGCGTGAGTGGCGGGAAAACTTACTGCGGGGAGCACGCGACG GAGGAAGGAGGCAGCAGGAGGATCGCGTGTCCTCTGGACCCCAAACA caCTGTCAGTGAAGACAAGCTGGACAAACACCTGAAGAGATGTAACTCGAGAGAGAAAGCCAAACCT GTTTATTATGTGGAGAATATCAACTCTGGATCAGGTGACACAGACGAGGCACTCCAACAG gtaaGTCTGTCTGAACATAGCCGGACACAGCTTGAGGCTCTGCTGGACAAACTGAAGGCTGCCGTCACAG GTCTGCCATGTGATGTGGAGGACAGTGTTCTGTCTCATCCCGTTCTCCAGGAGGAACTCCACAACCCAAAGAACGGAGACTCTGCCCACAAACACCTGAaacagcag TCCTCTATCTTAGGTCACCTGGAAGCAATGGGGCTACTCAGCAGAGGGCGGTGCTTTGTGGAGTTTGGAGCAGGTCGAGGGAAACTGTCTCACTGGATCCACGAAGCCCTGAAGACTGATGAGCACCTGAAGACTGATGAGCACCTGCAGACCGACGAtgacctccagctgctgctggtggagcGCTGCAGCACCCGCTTCAAG GTGGACGGGAAACATCAGGATGTTGGAGTTCAGTTTGAGAGGCTGCAAGTCGACATTCAGCATCTGGATCTAA GTAAAGTCCCTCTGCTCACACAGAAGAAACTCCCGTTGGTTGGAGTCGGAAAACACCTTTGTGGAGCAGCAACAG ATCTGGCTCTACGCTGTTTGTTGGAAACACCACGACCCAAACCAGAGACCGAACCGCCCCGAAAACGCCTCAAGACCTCAGAACCAGCTGATCCAGCAGCACTGCCAGAGACTGATCCAGGTCTAGACTGTGGTCCTGGTCCAGTACTGGGCCTGGCGGTGGCGCTGTGCTGCCACCATCGCTGCGAGTGGCGTCATTACGTTGGTCAGCAGTTCTTCCTGCAGCGAGGACTCGGAGCCAAAGAGTTCTCCGCTTTCTGCCGGATGTCCAGCTGGGCCACATGTGGACTCAGACCGACCAATCAGGACCCTCCACCTCCTGAtccgaccaatcagagagaagaaggagaagagcaTGAAGCAGCAGAAGAGTCCGACACTGTGAGCGG GTTTCTGTCGGCGGCTGAACGTGAGCGCGTCGGTCGTCTCTGTAAACATCTGATCGACGCCGGCAGACTTCACTTCCTGAAGACGAAAGGGTTCGACAGCAAACTGAGACGTTACGTGAACGCTCAGGTAACGCTGGAGAACGTTTTACTGACTGCCACGCCCTCTGCATCATCATGA
- the trmt13 gene encoding tRNA:m(4)X modification enzyme TRM13 homolog isoform X1, which translates to MAAPMPGRCFFFVEKKKRFCKMRVSGGKTYCGEHATEEGGSRRIACPLDPKHTVSEDKLDKHLKRCNSREKAKPVYYVENINSGSGDTDEALQQVTRTQVSLSEHSRTQLEALLDKLKAAVTGLPCDVEDSVLSHPVLQEELHNPKNGDSAHKHLKQQSSILGHLEAMGLLSRGRCFVEFGAGRGKLSHWIHEALKTDEHLKTDEHLQTDDDLQLLLVERCSTRFKVDGKHQDVGVQFERLQVDIQHLDLSKVPLLTQKKLPLVGVGKHLCGAATDLALRCLLETPRPKPETEPPRKRLKTSEPADPAALPETDPGLDCGPGPVLGLAVALCCHHRCEWRHYVGQQFFLQRGLGAKEFSAFCRMSSWATCGLRPTNQDPPPPDPTNQREEGEEHEAAEESDTVSGFLSAAERERVGRLCKHLIDAGRLHFLKTKGFDSKLRRYVNAQVTLENVLLTATPSASS; encoded by the exons ATGGCGGCGCCCATGCCCGGCAGATGTTTCTTCTtcgtggagaaaaaaaaaagattctgcaAAATGCGCGTGAGTGGCGGGAAAACTTACTGCGGGGAGCACGCGACG GAGGAAGGAGGCAGCAGGAGGATCGCGTGTCCTCTGGACCCCAAACA caCTGTCAGTGAAGACAAGCTGGACAAACACCTGAAGAGATGTAACTCGAGAGAGAAAGCCAAACCT GTTTATTATGTGGAGAATATCAACTCTGGATCAGGTGACACAGACGAGGCACTCCAACAGGTAACCAGAACACAG gtaaGTCTGTCTGAACATAGCCGGACACAGCTTGAGGCTCTGCTGGACAAACTGAAGGCTGCCGTCACAG GTCTGCCATGTGATGTGGAGGACAGTGTTCTGTCTCATCCCGTTCTCCAGGAGGAACTCCACAACCCAAAGAACGGAGACTCTGCCCACAAACACCTGAaacagcag TCCTCTATCTTAGGTCACCTGGAAGCAATGGGGCTACTCAGCAGAGGGCGGTGCTTTGTGGAGTTTGGAGCAGGTCGAGGGAAACTGTCTCACTGGATCCACGAAGCCCTGAAGACTGATGAGCACCTGAAGACTGATGAGCACCTGCAGACCGACGAtgacctccagctgctgctggtggagcGCTGCAGCACCCGCTTCAAG GTGGACGGGAAACATCAGGATGTTGGAGTTCAGTTTGAGAGGCTGCAAGTCGACATTCAGCATCTGGATCTAA GTAAAGTCCCTCTGCTCACACAGAAGAAACTCCCGTTGGTTGGAGTCGGAAAACACCTTTGTGGAGCAGCAACAG ATCTGGCTCTACGCTGTTTGTTGGAAACACCACGACCCAAACCAGAGACCGAACCGCCCCGAAAACGCCTCAAGACCTCAGAACCAGCTGATCCAGCAGCACTGCCAGAGACTGATCCAGGTCTAGACTGTGGTCCTGGTCCAGTACTGGGCCTGGCGGTGGCGCTGTGCTGCCACCATCGCTGCGAGTGGCGTCATTACGTTGGTCAGCAGTTCTTCCTGCAGCGAGGACTCGGAGCCAAAGAGTTCTCCGCTTTCTGCCGGATGTCCAGCTGGGCCACATGTGGACTCAGACCGACCAATCAGGACCCTCCACCTCCTGAtccgaccaatcagagagaagaaggagaagagcaTGAAGCAGCAGAAGAGTCCGACACTGTGAGCGG GTTTCTGTCGGCGGCTGAACGTGAGCGCGTCGGTCGTCTCTGTAAACATCTGATCGACGCCGGCAGACTTCACTTCCTGAAGACGAAAGGGTTCGACAGCAAACTGAGACGTTACGTGAACGCTCAGGTAACGCTGGAGAACGTTTTACTGACTGCCACGCCCTCTGCATCATCATGA